A portion of the Labilithrix sp. genome contains these proteins:
- a CDS encoding trypsin-like serine protease — protein sequence MSPMLLRALFCLGLATIAACSAGESVAVDSSDLIGGAKLAEGDLPSALRLNQSCTAARVGPRHILTAAHCVHGGGGLWPNYRAGARMVVSGAAVQDATAVHQSLTVKATHVAAAWLERCTAAARCEYSRDENEHLVSDVALIETVEEIAGIAIAPIDTAPVSAGESVIVAGYGCQSAVGAEVTVTPRLKAEVTRVLPATTLLHWGSGVRADRVSDIGARDLVTPGPAWPTAGPGLCPGDSGGPLYRASSRGATVVGVNASYTFAGSGAPLPVTNWHARLDRDTPHDVGGWLASLGAETCAGETCPRNAAAAPALSVEPEPAATTADLASDGREARCQRAILEVSDVEDAIWELLDTGVVCGSFSARREPLPDGDHRYVARTVCVLDRALTGAEEAAVPRGLSAKGFPGFAFEGRQLTGPRATAGCKSGAL from the coding sequence GTGAGCCCGATGCTCCTCCGCGCTCTCTTCTGCCTCGGCCTCGCGACGATCGCCGCATGCAGCGCCGGCGAGAGCGTCGCGGTCGATTCGAGCGACCTCATCGGCGGCGCGAAGCTCGCGGAAGGCGACCTCCCGTCGGCGCTCCGGCTGAACCAGAGCTGCACCGCGGCCCGCGTCGGTCCGCGTCACATCCTCACCGCGGCGCACTGCGTTCACGGCGGCGGGGGGCTCTGGCCCAACTACCGAGCCGGAGCCCGGATGGTCGTCAGCGGCGCCGCCGTCCAGGACGCGACCGCCGTGCACCAGTCGCTCACCGTGAAGGCGACGCACGTGGCGGCCGCCTGGCTCGAGCGCTGCACCGCGGCGGCTCGTTGCGAGTATTCGCGCGACGAGAACGAGCACCTCGTCTCGGACGTCGCGCTCATCGAGACGGTGGAGGAGATCGCCGGCATCGCGATCGCGCCGATCGACACCGCGCCGGTGAGCGCGGGCGAGAGCGTGATCGTCGCCGGCTACGGCTGCCAGAGCGCGGTCGGCGCCGAGGTGACGGTGACGCCACGCTTGAAGGCCGAGGTCACGCGCGTCCTCCCCGCGACGACGCTCCTCCATTGGGGCAGCGGCGTGCGCGCGGACCGGGTCTCCGACATCGGCGCGCGCGACCTCGTGACGCCGGGCCCGGCCTGGCCGACGGCGGGTCCTGGTCTCTGTCCGGGCGACTCCGGCGGACCGCTCTACCGCGCGTCGAGCCGCGGCGCGACCGTCGTCGGAGTGAATGCATCCTACACGTTTGCGGGGAGCGGCGCCCCACTGCCGGTCACGAACTGGCACGCGCGGCTCGATCGCGACACCCCGCACGACGTCGGCGGGTGGCTCGCGAGCCTCGGCGCAGAGACGTGCGCGGGCGAGACGTGCCCGCGGAACGCCGCCGCCGCGCCTGCGCTGAGCGTGGAGCCCGAGCCCGCGGCGACCACCGCCGACCTCGCGAGCGACGGCCGGGAGGCGCGCTGCCAGAGGGCGATCCTCGAGGTCTCCGACGTCGAGGACGCGATCTGGGAGCTGCTCGATACCGGCGTGGTCTGCGGGTCGTTCTCCGCTCGGCGTGAGCCGCTTCCGGACGGCGACCACCGCTACGTCGCGAGGACGGTCTGCGTCCTCGATCGAGCGCTCACCGGCGCCGAGGAGGCCGCTGTGCCGCGCGGGCTGAGCGCGAAGGGCTTTCCAGGTTTCGCCTTCGAAGGACGCCAGCTGACGGGCCCCCGCGCGACGGCGGGCTGCAAGTCAGGCGCGCTCTGA
- a CDS encoding type II secretion system F family protein — translation MAEFVWEARARTGELRKGVMEADDEPAVQAKLRGQQLMPTRIKKKSAAFNFQIGTGVDLKDVVTFTRLFATMIDAGLPIVQCLDILCNQTDNKRFAVVLRDIKASVEQGATFSDSLRRHPKVFDALYVNLVQAGEVGGILDTILSRLAVYNEKAIKLRRQLRGAMVYPSAVLIIFAGVLGILLGWVIPSFKNIFKDLGSDDALPWLTQVVISVSETFIGYLPFFLVGFVAAGIAISYFYRTPVGKKFFHRAFLRAPVMGPVLRKIAVARFTRTLGTLLSSGVPILDAMEIVAKTAGNVVVEEAIMYSRAKISEGKNMAAPLMETNVFPPMVVQMVGVGEQTGALDAMLSKIADFYEEEVDVAVAAMTSLIEPVMMVGIGGTVGVVLIAMYLPIFSIAGKIKAN, via the coding sequence ATGGCGGAATTCGTCTGGGAAGCACGCGCTCGCACCGGCGAGCTTCGCAAGGGCGTGATGGAGGCGGACGACGAGCCCGCCGTTCAAGCCAAGCTGCGCGGACAGCAGCTGATGCCGACGCGCATCAAGAAGAAGTCCGCCGCGTTCAACTTCCAGATCGGCACCGGCGTCGACCTCAAGGACGTCGTCACCTTCACGCGTCTCTTCGCGACGATGATCGACGCCGGTCTCCCGATCGTCCAGTGCCTCGACATCCTCTGCAACCAGACCGACAACAAGCGCTTCGCGGTCGTCTTGCGCGACATCAAGGCGAGCGTCGAGCAAGGCGCGACGTTCAGCGACTCGCTCCGCCGCCACCCGAAGGTCTTCGACGCGCTCTACGTCAACCTCGTCCAGGCCGGCGAGGTCGGCGGTATCCTCGACACGATCCTCTCGCGTCTCGCGGTCTACAACGAGAAGGCGATCAAGCTTCGCCGCCAGCTGCGCGGCGCGATGGTCTACCCGAGCGCGGTCTTGATCATCTTCGCCGGCGTCCTCGGCATCCTCCTCGGCTGGGTCATCCCCTCCTTCAAGAACATCTTCAAGGACCTCGGCTCCGACGACGCGCTGCCGTGGCTCACGCAGGTCGTCATCTCGGTCTCCGAGACGTTCATCGGCTACCTGCCCTTCTTCCTCGTCGGCTTCGTCGCCGCCGGCATCGCGATCAGTTACTTCTACCGGACACCGGTCGGTAAGAAGTTCTTCCATCGCGCCTTCCTGCGCGCGCCGGTCATGGGACCGGTCCTCCGCAAGATCGCCGTCGCGCGCTTCACGCGCACGCTCGGCACGCTCCTGTCGTCCGGCGTCCCGATCCTCGACGCGATGGAGATCGTCGCGAAGACGGCCGGCAACGTCGTCGTCGAAGAGGCGATCATGTACTCGCGCGCCAAGATCTCCGAAGGCAAGAACATGGCGGCGCCGCTCATGGAGACGAACGTCTTCCCGCCGATGGTCGTGCAGATGGTCGGCGTCGGCGAGCAGACCGGCGCGCTCGACGCGATGCTCTCGAAGATCGCCGACTTCTACGAAGAGGAGGTCGACGTCGCGGTCGCCGCGATGACGAGCCTCATCGAGCCCGTGATGATGGTCGGCATCGGCGGTACCGTCGGCGTCGTGCTCATCGCGATGTACCTCCCGATCTTCAGCATCGCCGGCAAGATCAAGGCGAACTAG
- a CDS encoding trypsin-like serine protease: protein MLARLLGASLALVAVAACGDQPEEVTSDRSNLIGGAYLGEGDLPSTLRIKNSCTAAKVGPRHILTAAHCVYNRGLKPAYATGARIEVSSAVRQTATSAYLPLTIKQTHVAPEWIERCTSPESICEAAGDDNDHRPADVALVETVQEILNVPVATIDTSPLPVGEAVVVAGYGCEGSVGGYWSYASSNLKAGVVQLLHPGALLHRGSSVTVDNLHVVADHDLITPGPAWPTPGPGLCPGDSGGPLFRAKGGGATVVGVNASYTFSGGVGAGLPVTNWHARLDTATPRNVGGWLATLGATTCAGDTCPTRAPAASLAAAAPAPAIVARLVSDGRDSSCQRAALDTSGVQAAIDDVLATNAFCMSLNGQRVALEEGRYTYGSVAWCSIQTQPTAAQAAAFTNAMEARGFAGFALQNGGVVGTIYSQACDAFPNGDAACRASLPSNEKIRSDVKFVSGTRSTCSFLAAPQHLASSGFDGYGVPFTCTLTSAPSAEVEAYIPQAMNRYPYTSVTYDASTDTLVGWAVGAPCATFAASTP from the coding sequence ATGCTTGCTCGCCTTCTCGGGGCCTCGCTTGCTCTTGTCGCGGTCGCTGCTTGCGGTGACCAACCCGAGGAGGTCACGAGCGATCGGTCGAACCTGATCGGTGGCGCGTACCTCGGCGAAGGGGACCTGCCGTCGACGCTCCGGATCAAGAACAGCTGCACCGCCGCGAAGGTCGGGCCGCGGCACATCCTCACCGCCGCGCACTGCGTGTACAACCGCGGGCTCAAGCCCGCCTACGCGACCGGGGCGCGCATCGAGGTCAGCTCGGCGGTCCGGCAGACCGCGACGAGCGCGTACCTGCCGCTCACGATCAAGCAGACGCACGTGGCCCCGGAGTGGATCGAACGCTGTACCTCCCCCGAGTCGATCTGCGAAGCCGCGGGCGACGACAACGACCACCGCCCCGCCGACGTCGCGCTGGTCGAGACGGTGCAGGAGATCCTCAACGTCCCCGTCGCCACGATCGACACGTCGCCGCTCCCGGTCGGCGAGGCCGTCGTCGTCGCCGGCTACGGCTGCGAAGGGTCCGTCGGCGGCTACTGGTCGTACGCGTCGTCGAACCTGAAGGCCGGCGTCGTGCAGCTCCTCCACCCCGGCGCGCTCCTCCATCGCGGCAGCAGCGTCACCGTCGACAACCTGCACGTCGTCGCCGATCACGACCTCATCACGCCCGGCCCCGCCTGGCCGACGCCGGGACCTGGCCTCTGCCCCGGCGACTCCGGCGGCCCGCTTTTCCGCGCGAAGGGCGGCGGCGCGACCGTGGTCGGAGTGAATGCATCTTACACGTTCTCCGGCGGCGTCGGCGCCGGGCTCCCCGTCACGAACTGGCACGCGCGCCTCGACACCGCGACGCCGCGGAACGTCGGCGGCTGGCTCGCGACGCTCGGCGCGACGACGTGCGCCGGCGACACGTGCCCCACGCGCGCCCCCGCCGCCTCGCTCGCCGCCGCCGCGCCCGCGCCCGCGATCGTCGCGCGGCTCGTGAGCGACGGACGCGACAGCTCGTGCCAGCGCGCGGCGCTCGATACGTCGGGCGTGCAGGCCGCGATCGACGACGTCCTCGCGACGAACGCGTTCTGCATGTCGCTCAACGGCCAGCGCGTCGCGCTCGAAGAGGGCCGCTACACGTACGGCTCGGTCGCGTGGTGCTCGATCCAGACCCAGCCCACCGCCGCGCAGGCGGCGGCGTTCACGAACGCGATGGAGGCGCGAGGCTTCGCCGGCTTCGCGCTCCAGAACGGCGGCGTGGTCGGCACGATCTACTCGCAGGCGTGCGACGCGTTCCCGAACGGCGACGCCGCGTGCCGCGCGTCGTTGCCGTCGAACGAGAAGATCCGCTCCGACGTCAAGTTCGTCTCCGGCACGCGGTCGACCTGCTCCTTCCTCGCGGCGCCGCAGCACCTCGCGTCGTCGGGCTTCGACGGCTACGGCGTGCCGTTCACCTGCACGCTCACGTCCGCGCCGTCGGCCGAGGTCGAGGCGTACATCCCGCAGGCGATGAACCGGTACCCGTACACGAGCGTCACCTACGACGCCTCGACCGACACGCTCGTCGGTTGGGCCGTCGGCGCCCCGTGCGCGACGTTCGCCGCGTCGACGCCCTGA
- a CDS encoding AarF/ABC1/UbiB kinase family protein: protein MSAEAPPSSTRALSRTPTRRAVVRYRGRSENRWRFVRAYTTTFQVIFSYLWLFWKARLLGRGYREQHIAKVHRKNAKRVYETILRLQGLFIKVGQALSIMANFLPDAFRRELEGLQDQVPPRPFEEIARRIEEDLGGAPGELFARFEKAPIASASLGQVHEATTKDGVRVAVKVQHHDIDEIVRLDLRTIRRILRIVQWFVPVQGLDGYYHQIKELLSRELDFTLEADNIERIARNFSKDSRVLFPTPIRELSTKRVITATFVEGKKLGDLAALDEMGIDKKDLASRLVRAYCQMIFVDGVYHADPHPGNILVDAEGNLILLDFGAVAELSQPMREGIPEFLEGVLRRDTERLIRALRKMGFLSRTSDEAVSEKVIEYFHRRFQEEVKLESFNLKDIKIDPQRGFENLLDLRKMNVGLKELSGAFEIPRDWVLLERTILLVYGSCAQLDPELNPMAIIQPYLQDFVLGNRDWQKVAMETVRDMALGAVTLPDDLRKYLVRATRGEMEVRVRGMQEGARTVYAIGRQIIYTAVGLATGYAALHLHERGEDGTPTRVLAGTAAFCAVMLVISSIIGRPRAR from the coding sequence ATGTCCGCCGAGGCGCCGCCATCGTCGACCCGCGCGCTGTCGCGGACGCCCACGCGGCGGGCGGTGGTGCGCTACCGCGGACGGAGCGAGAACCGCTGGCGCTTCGTCCGCGCGTACACGACCACGTTCCAGGTCATCTTCAGCTACCTCTGGCTGTTCTGGAAGGCGCGGCTCCTCGGCCGGGGCTACCGCGAGCAGCACATCGCGAAGGTCCACCGCAAGAACGCGAAGCGCGTCTACGAGACGATCCTCCGCCTGCAGGGCCTCTTCATCAAGGTCGGTCAGGCGCTGTCGATCATGGCGAACTTCCTGCCCGACGCCTTCCGGCGCGAGCTCGAAGGCCTTCAAGATCAGGTCCCGCCGCGGCCGTTCGAGGAGATCGCGAGGCGCATCGAAGAGGACCTCGGCGGCGCGCCGGGCGAGCTCTTCGCGCGCTTCGAGAAGGCGCCGATCGCGAGCGCGTCGCTCGGGCAGGTCCACGAGGCGACGACGAAGGACGGCGTGCGCGTCGCGGTGAAGGTCCAGCACCACGACATCGACGAGATCGTCCGCCTCGATCTCCGCACCATCCGGCGGATCCTCCGCATCGTGCAGTGGTTCGTCCCGGTGCAGGGGCTCGACGGTTACTACCACCAGATCAAGGAGCTCCTCTCGCGCGAGCTCGACTTCACGCTCGAGGCCGACAACATCGAGCGGATCGCCCGGAATTTCTCGAAGGACTCGCGCGTCCTCTTCCCGACGCCGATCCGCGAGCTCTCCACGAAGCGCGTCATCACGGCGACCTTCGTCGAGGGGAAGAAGCTCGGCGACCTCGCCGCGCTCGACGAGATGGGCATCGACAAGAAGGACCTCGCGAGCCGTCTCGTCCGCGCCTACTGCCAGATGATCTTCGTGGACGGCGTCTACCACGCCGATCCGCACCCCGGGAACATCCTGGTCGACGCGGAAGGGAACCTCATCCTCCTCGATTTCGGCGCCGTCGCGGAGCTGTCGCAGCCCATGCGCGAAGGGATCCCCGAGTTCCTCGAGGGCGTCCTCCGCCGCGACACGGAGCGCCTCATCCGCGCGCTCCGCAAGATGGGCTTCCTCTCGCGCACGAGCGACGAGGCCGTGAGCGAGAAGGTCATCGAGTACTTCCACCGCCGCTTCCAGGAGGAGGTGAAGCTCGAGTCCTTCAACCTCAAGGACATCAAGATCGATCCGCAGCGCGGCTTCGAGAACCTCCTCGACCTGCGGAAGATGAACGTCGGCCTCAAGGAGCTCTCCGGCGCGTTCGAGATCCCGCGCGACTGGGTCCTCCTCGAGCGCACGATCCTCCTCGTCTACGGCTCCTGCGCGCAGCTCGATCCCGAGCTGAACCCGATGGCGATCATCCAGCCGTACCTCCAGGACTTCGTCCTCGGGAACCGCGACTGGCAGAAGGTCGCGATGGAGACGGTGCGGGACATGGCGCTCGGCGCGGTGACGCTGCCCGACGACCTCCGGAAGTACCTCGTCCGCGCGACGCGGGGGGAGATGGAGGTGCGTGTCCGCGGGATGCAGGAGGGGGCTCGGACGGTCTACGCCATCGGCCGCCAGATCATCTACACGGCCGTCGGCCTCGCCACCGGCTACGCCGCCCTCCACCTCCACGAGCGAGGCGAGGACGGCACCCCCACGCGCGTGCTCGCCGGAACGGCGGCATTTTGTGCCGTGATGCTCGTGATTTCCTCGATCATCGGCCGCCCTCGGGCGCGCTGA
- a CDS encoding beta-lactamase family protein, whose product MPDGAFSSPAEARLAAEVVAAGVAPDAAVGWAVRTERGWDIGHGHAGDCPDEPIFDLASLTKPLTAVAIVRSPVLRPADRLADVLEEVRGTASADATLELLLAHRAGLVAHLPLHEKHLLGSEVDDALELRLVADARRPDAVGAIPDEGFPAVYSDLGYILAGRALARATQAEDAGQAIEWLVVDALSAGRTPIELGTARSLAAQGIDFERRVRKTEVVAWRGGEVRGVVHDENAWALTGHGASGHAGMFGTAPAILTFATAFLDALKGRQSPLASPRGPRSGRESGREAPRVFEGRVWGGGVGGRAPDVEWLVRERPGGTHRAGFDGKSATGSSAGERAGPRTFGHLGFTGTSFWIDPDADAVAVLLTNRVHPTRENGAIREARPRVHDALFRLAAARAGA is encoded by the coding sequence GTGCCAGACGGTGCTTTCTCTTCGCCGGCCGAGGCGCGGCTCGCCGCCGAGGTCGTCGCTGCGGGCGTCGCTCCGGACGCCGCCGTCGGCTGGGCCGTCCGGACCGAGCGCGGGTGGGATATCGGCCACGGCCACGCCGGCGACTGCCCCGACGAGCCGATCTTCGACCTCGCCAGCCTCACGAAGCCCCTCACGGCGGTGGCGATCGTGCGCTCGCCGGTGCTCCGTCCCGCCGATCGCCTCGCCGACGTCCTCGAGGAGGTCCGCGGAACCGCGAGCGCCGACGCGACGCTCGAGCTCCTCCTCGCGCATCGGGCGGGGCTCGTAGCGCACCTGCCCCTCCACGAGAAACACCTCCTCGGGAGCGAGGTCGACGACGCGCTCGAGCTCCGCCTCGTCGCCGACGCGAGGCGGCCTGATGCGGTCGGGGCGATCCCGGACGAGGGGTTCCCTGCGGTCTACAGCGATCTCGGCTACATCCTCGCCGGCCGGGCGCTCGCGCGCGCGACGCAGGCGGAGGACGCGGGGCAGGCGATCGAGTGGCTCGTCGTCGACGCGCTCTCCGCCGGTCGCACGCCGATCGAGCTCGGCACCGCGCGCTCGCTCGCCGCGCAGGGGATCGACTTCGAGCGGCGCGTCCGCAAGACCGAGGTCGTGGCGTGGCGCGGCGGCGAGGTTCGCGGCGTCGTCCACGACGAGAACGCATGGGCGCTCACCGGCCACGGCGCCTCCGGCCACGCCGGCATGTTCGGCACCGCCCCCGCGATCCTCACCTTCGCCACCGCCTTCCTCGACGCCTTGAAAGGAAGACAAAGCCCCCTGGCTAGCCCCCGGGGCCCCAGAAGCGGCCGCGAAAGCGGGCGCGAAGCGCCCCGAGTCTTCGAGGGCCGTGTCTGGGGCGGGGGTGTCGGGGGCAGAGCCCCCGACGTTGAGTGGCTTGTTCGCGAACGTCCGGGCGGGACGCATCGCGCCGGATTCGACGGCAAGAGCGCGACCGGGTCGAGCGCGGGGGAGCGCGCGGGTCCGCGCACGTTCGGTCACCTCGGCTTCACGGGGACGAGCTTCTGGATCGATCCGGACGCGGACGCCGTCGCCGTGTTGCTCACGAATCGCGTGCATCCTACACGCGAAAACGGCGCGATCCGCGAGGCGCGACCCCGCGTCCACGACGCCCTCTTCCGTCTCGCGGCCGCGCGGGCGGGAGCCTAG
- the tadA gene encoding Flp pilus assembly complex ATPase component TadA, producing MFAIIISEKGGAERRESFDKNEINVGRVQGNDLMLPKGNVSKHHARLLFRDGRFIVTDLKSTNGTYVNGRKIAQATIVREGDKIYIGDFVLRLETNGAAGASVPPPADPGATAAAPQETAASLADEARTAMAGSPAPVAPPKPLPNPPAVTLKAPTHPPGAPLPRPQVSNVSNAPSLGSSSPQYPLDQDPDDSAPMQKPPPRNSASPPALGGSGGIRPMTMPLNVSAPGLAGLGGRPVTPGGLPPLGGSASPQPTPPAAEAKAPAPAAPPPLPPIAPVASPSAAPPPEPKPEPKPEPKPSASVPPGRATAPPPRVPPKETPAQAGRRLALMTLLDRIGEHVDLSSLRTNPNVSDALAQQIERAAKDQAAAMRVEGDAPEGIDLDAVARDAHRELVGLGAFAPLLDDEEVGEIHCVRFDQLFTVRGGNNTAIAEPTAFSSEEALARVVARLAQQAGAPWQAGESVVERRLPRAAIVAIAPPAAANHIVSIRKRRRIETTLEELTRTGSASKGMTQFLEACIVARANILVSGNTPLPLLSALAVASGIGGERVVVVQDVEEIGVGNAHSATISVGDTKKQGEDAMRAAAKLRADRLIVTQLAGGVAASTIDALASGNDGILAALPAPTLRQGISRLVAQLVLHRPGLTLEGMREVVGESFDIAVEVGAFPDGRLRVMRIAELGGADAKGVVARDLFVFNADPGGGDGTFSATGVVPRIANELAARGMKLDAAMFKRATR from the coding sequence GTGTTTGCCATCATCATCAGCGAAAAGGGTGGGGCGGAGCGCCGCGAGTCGTTCGACAAGAACGAGATCAACGTCGGCCGCGTGCAGGGCAACGACCTGATGCTCCCGAAGGGGAACGTCTCGAAGCACCACGCCCGGCTCCTCTTTCGCGACGGTCGCTTCATCGTCACCGACCTGAAGAGCACCAACGGCACGTACGTCAACGGCCGCAAGATCGCGCAGGCGACGATCGTCCGCGAAGGCGACAAGATCTACATCGGCGACTTCGTGCTTCGCCTCGAGACGAACGGCGCCGCCGGTGCGTCCGTCCCGCCGCCCGCGGACCCGGGCGCCACGGCCGCGGCCCCGCAGGAGACGGCCGCCTCGCTCGCCGACGAGGCGCGCACCGCGATGGCCGGCTCACCCGCGCCCGTCGCTCCGCCGAAGCCGCTCCCGAACCCGCCCGCCGTCACGCTCAAGGCGCCGACGCACCCGCCCGGCGCGCCGCTCCCGCGGCCGCAGGTCTCCAACGTCTCGAACGCGCCGTCGCTCGGCTCGTCGTCGCCGCAGTACCCGCTCGATCAGGATCCGGACGACAGCGCGCCGATGCAGAAGCCGCCGCCGCGCAACTCGGCGTCGCCGCCGGCCTTGGGCGGCAGCGGCGGCATTCGTCCGATGACGATGCCGCTCAACGTGTCCGCGCCGGGCCTCGCCGGCCTCGGCGGTCGCCCCGTCACGCCGGGCGGTCTCCCGCCGCTCGGTGGAAGCGCGTCGCCGCAGCCCACGCCGCCCGCGGCGGAGGCGAAGGCGCCTGCGCCCGCCGCGCCGCCGCCGCTCCCGCCGATCGCGCCCGTCGCGTCACCGTCGGCCGCGCCGCCGCCGGAGCCGAAGCCCGAGCCGAAGCCGGAGCCCAAGCCGTCCGCGTCGGTGCCGCCCGGTCGCGCGACCGCGCCGCCGCCGCGCGTGCCGCCGAAGGAGACGCCCGCGCAGGCGGGGCGTCGCCTCGCGTTGATGACGCTCCTCGATCGGATCGGCGAGCACGTCGATCTGTCGTCGCTCCGCACCAACCCGAACGTGAGCGACGCGCTCGCGCAGCAGATCGAGCGCGCGGCGAAGGATCAAGCCGCCGCGATGCGCGTGGAGGGCGATGCGCCGGAGGGCATCGATCTCGACGCCGTCGCGCGCGACGCGCATCGCGAGCTCGTCGGCCTCGGCGCGTTCGCCCCGCTCCTCGACGACGAAGAGGTCGGCGAGATCCACTGCGTGCGCTTCGATCAGCTCTTCACCGTGCGCGGCGGGAACAACACCGCGATCGCGGAGCCCACCGCGTTCAGCAGCGAAGAGGCGCTCGCGCGCGTCGTCGCTCGCCTCGCGCAGCAAGCGGGCGCGCCGTGGCAAGCGGGCGAGAGCGTCGTCGAGCGCCGGCTCCCGCGCGCCGCCATCGTCGCGATCGCGCCGCCCGCCGCCGCGAACCACATCGTCTCGATCCGGAAGCGCCGTCGCATCGAGACGACGCTCGAGGAGCTCACGCGCACCGGCTCGGCGTCGAAGGGCATGACGCAGTTCCTCGAGGCGTGCATCGTCGCGCGCGCGAACATCCTCGTCTCCGGCAACACGCCGCTCCCGCTCCTCTCTGCGCTCGCGGTCGCGAGCGGCATCGGCGGCGAGCGCGTCGTCGTCGTGCAGGACGTCGAGGAGATCGGCGTCGGCAACGCGCACTCCGCGACGATCTCCGTCGGCGACACGAAGAAGCAGGGCGAGGACGCGATGCGCGCGGCGGCGAAGCTCCGCGCCGATCGACTCATCGTCACGCAGCTCGCGGGCGGCGTCGCGGCCTCCACGATCGACGCCCTCGCGTCGGGCAACGACGGCATCCTCGCCGCGCTGCCGGCGCCCACGCTCCGTCAGGGCATCAGCCGCCTCGTCGCGCAGCTCGTGCTGCATCGGCCCGGCCTCACGCTCGAGGGCATGCGCGAGGTCGTCGGCGAGTCCTTCGACATCGCGGTCGAGGTCGGCGCGTTCCCCGACGGCCGTCTCCGCGTCATGCGCATCGCCGAGCTCGGCGGCGCGGACGCGAAGGGCGTCGTCGCGCGCGACCTCTTCGTGTTCAACGCGGACCCGGGCGGCGGCGACGGCACCTTCAGCGCGACCGGCGTCGTGCCGCGCATCGCGAACGAGCTCGCCGCACGCGGCATGAAGCTCGACGCTGCCATGTTCAAGCGCGCCACGCGTTAG
- a CDS encoding two-component sensor histidine kinase, whose product MERDRLASRLAWVTGLRLGFLSLLLGATAFIYLRGALTHYPQSQTIVLVSIGAAFALTALYATLLRRGKRLQRLAEAQIVLDQLTWTAIVYVTGGATSGATTFYGLTCLVAAVLIGLRGAAIAAVVGIGAFGLLCVAFGFGWVLPPADQRGGNYIVEWEAIFYPLAVNALGIVVVALLSGYLADRLRRTGGALQEATERAEAAERLAMLGRLAAGLAHEIRNPLGSISGSIEMLREAPGLGEDDRRLCEIVQREAGRLNQLVTDMMDLARPRKPDPAEVDVAELARDVVALAARSERSGAGDVTVIYDGPAEPVLATCDAAQMRQVLWNLVRNGVQATGAGTTVTVSVQRDGEKIRMSVADEGPGIEPGSERLIFDAFFTTRAHGAGLGLALVRRIIDDHAHLGASIEVRSGAAKGATFEVVLAPTGSATKRSATRGSLPASERSATPSAKPRVSSG is encoded by the coding sequence TTGGAGCGAGACAGGCTCGCGAGCCGGCTCGCGTGGGTCACCGGCCTCCGGCTCGGCTTCCTCTCGCTCCTGCTCGGCGCGACCGCGTTCATCTACCTGCGCGGCGCGCTCACGCACTACCCGCAGAGCCAGACGATCGTCCTCGTCTCGATCGGCGCCGCGTTCGCGCTGACCGCGCTCTACGCGACCTTGCTCCGGCGTGGGAAGCGGCTCCAGCGCCTCGCCGAAGCCCAGATCGTCCTCGATCAGCTCACGTGGACCGCGATCGTCTACGTCACCGGCGGCGCGACGAGCGGCGCGACCACGTTCTACGGCCTCACCTGCCTCGTCGCCGCCGTCCTCATCGGGCTCCGCGGCGCCGCGATCGCGGCCGTCGTCGGCATCGGCGCGTTCGGGCTCCTCTGCGTCGCGTTCGGCTTCGGCTGGGTCCTCCCCCCCGCCGATCAGCGCGGCGGCAACTACATCGTCGAGTGGGAGGCGATCTTCTACCCGCTCGCGGTCAACGCGCTCGGCATCGTCGTCGTCGCGCTGCTCTCGGGGTACCTCGCCGATCGCCTCCGCCGCACCGGCGGCGCGCTGCAGGAGGCGACCGAGCGCGCCGAAGCAGCGGAGCGGCTCGCGATGTTGGGGCGGCTCGCGGCGGGGCTCGCGCACGAGATCAGGAACCCGCTCGGCTCGATCTCGGGCTCGATCGAGATGCTGCGCGAGGCGCCCGGGCTCGGGGAGGACGATCGCCGCCTCTGCGAGATCGTCCAGCGCGAGGCGGGGCGGCTCAACCAGCTCGTGACCGACATGATGGACCTCGCGCGGCCGCGGAAGCCCGATCCGGCGGAGGTCGACGTGGCGGAGCTCGCGCGCGACGTGGTCGCGCTCGCGGCGCGCTCGGAGCGGAGCGGCGCCGGCGACGTCACCGTGATCTACGACGGCCCCGCCGAGCCGGTCCTCGCCACGTGCGACGCGGCGCAGATGAGGCAGGTGCTGTGGAACCTCGTCCGCAACGGGGTCCAGGCGACCGGCGCGGGGACGACGGTGACGGTCTCGGTGCAGCGCGACGGCGAGAAGATCCGGATGTCGGTCGCGGACGAAGGGCCCGGCATCGAGCCCGGCAGCGAGCGCCTCATCTTCGACGCGTTCTTCACGACGCGCGCGCACGGCGCGGGCCTCGGGTTGGCGCTCGTGCGGCGAATCATCGACGATCACGCGCACCTCGGGGCGTCGATCGAGGTCCGCTCCGGCGCGGCGAAGGGCGCCACCTTCGAAGTCGTGCTTGCCCCCACGGGCTCAGCGACTAAAAGGAGCGCGACCCGAGGTTCACTACCGGCATCGGAACGTTCTGCCACACCCAGCGCAAAGCCACGGGTGAGCTCAGGCTAA